In Exiguobacterium acetylicum, the genomic stretch GACCGCATAACCTCCAAGACCAATCTCAAGATCCGGAAAATCAGCCATCAAACGTGCCAGCGCTTCATCGAGCAACGGTAAATGATCCGATAACGTGCAGGAAAGAATAACGGCTTTCGGTTGTAGCTGGTGTGTGACCGTCACTAAGTCCTGAACCGGTATACCGGAACCGAGGAAAATGACATCAAATCCAGATTGACGTAAGTAAAGCGTGAAGAAAAGTAGTCCGAGTTCGTGTTCTTCTTCCGGCGCGCAGACACAGACGATTCGCGGTAAAAATGGATTGATCGGCATCTGTAACGACAGTGTCGAGAGACGGGCTCTCAGAAATGCCGTCGCAAAATGCTCATGCGCAATCGTGATCTCACCCGACTCCCACTTTACTCCGATTTCATGCAAAAGTGGACCGACGATGTCCTGAATGACTTTATCGAAGCTAAACATCGAGAATGCTTTATTCATGATGTCATGCGCATGTCGTTCTTCAAAGTTCGTCAATGCCTGGAACAACTGATCTCGCAGTTCGACTCCGTAATCGTGCGGTACCTCAGCCCGATTAACAGGCATCTCATACAACTGGATTGCTTTAGAGACAGACAATCCCTCTTTTTGTTTATCGACGATCCAGCGTAATTTCGCGACGTCGTTATCACTATAGATGCGATGTCCGGATTCACTTCGATCCGGATCAAGCACCTGATATCTCCGCTCCCAAGCACGAATGGTCGTCGGGTTGAGTCCCACTAACGCAGCGACTGCTTTGATATTATATTTCCCACGATCCATGCATCGTGCCTCCTTCCCCTTCCTTTCTAGTATACGCTGAAAGGAAAAAAATCTCCGTTCACAATGTGCCCTTACATCATGAAACCGATGGAGACGAAGGCGATGATGATCGTGATCATGAGCACCGTCAGCGTGATCGCTAGCGGATTTTTTCGAAATGGTTGTTTTAATCGCTCATTTCGAACGTGTTCGATACGCGAAGAACGCGGTGGCAATGACTGATCCTCTTCGTTCTGATGCAACCGTCTCTGATCTTGTTTACTCAATGTTCATCACCTTTTCTTGAAAAATATAACGATATTGTCTAGTTTACACCGAATCTGGTGATGAAAAAAAGACTTGTTCTAGACGCAATTTCCAATCTACCGGTTGATGCGTTCTTCTCTGCACTGGACTTTCCCACTCAATCGTTCCACATACATCACAACAACGCGGTTGTATGATTGCCTGCTCATCAAAATGATGCAATAACATTGAACGGCGACATTCGTTCCGGTGAACGTAGTCCATCATCTGGTTGACCTCTTGTCGTTTCAATTGTTTACGTTCCGTTTGCCACTGGATGATTCGTTCTTTCGACCACCCATTCTCGAGTTGTGATTTGAGTAAGCGGTATGCCGGATCTTCCGGATTAAGACGAAGACGACTTTCCATCTTGACATAGGATTCGCCTTGATTCATTCCTTGTTGCAATTGATCGATCCACAAGACGGGGGCATATTGCGTGTCAATCAAGTACGTCTTTAATTGTTCATCTTGAGCAGCGTAAAGTAAGATCGCAGTCGCCTCTTTACCGTCACGTCCGGCACGTCCGACTTCCTGCATATAGGCTTCAATCGTCGCAGGCATCGTATAGTGAATGACCGTCCGAACGTTGCCTTTATCGACACCCATTCCGAATGCACTCGTACACACGAGACAATCAATCTCATCATGAAGAAACTGCTGTTGAACAAGCTGGCGATCTTCTATCGTCAACCCAGCATGATAATAGGTCGCGCCGTCAATGATTTCAGCAATTCGTTCCGCTTCTTTACGAGTCGTCGTATAGATGACGCATGGGCGAACAATGCGTTTCATCCACCGATTGACTGCCGTATCCTTTTCTTCTCGATCAACGCGATCGACAACATATTGGATTTCTGGTCGGTTGACAGAACGACGGATGATTTGTGGATCGTGCATACGCAATTGTGTTCGAATATCTTGCTCAACAGCACGCGTCGCTGTCGCCGTTAAGGCAAGACATGGCGGAAGGCCAAGTTCTTGTCGAATGTGACCAAGTCTTGCATACTCCGGTCGAAATTCGTGTCCCCATTGGGAGATACAATGCGCTTCATCGACGACGAAGAGCGCGATCTTGACCTGTTTTAGCCGAGCCCGAATCTGCGGCAGCGCCAGTTGCTCCGGTGATAAGTAAAGATATCGTAGATGTTCGAGTACAGATAAAATCTGTTCCTTTTCTTCTCGTGTCTCGACAGAAGTTAATTTAGCGACAGATCGCTCTCCTCTGCGCTTGATTTGCATGACCTGGTCTTCAATCAACGAGAGTAACGGAGACAAAATCAACGTCAGCCCTTCATTTTGTACATACGAAGGAAATTGATAACAAACAGACTTTCCTCCACCTGTCGGCAAAATTGCTAGTGTATCTGTTCTGTTTAGGATGGAATCGATGATTTGGCGTTGTCCAGGTCGAAATGCTTCGTAGCCAAAATAACGATGCAATAACGCTTCCATTAAATCCCCTCCCATTTACTACGTGCTAACACCAATCGAATTTGAAAATAAGATATCTCGGATTGCATCTCACTCTTGATCCGTTTCAGCGCGTAGGTTCTAAGTCGCTGTGCAATCTGTCGTACCTCTTCTTGCTGAGATGGCATGACAAAATAATCCAGTGGAAACGAAGGAGCATACATCGCAATCTCAACGAGATGGTCTTCCATCGTACTATTTTTTAATCGTCTTCGGATCGCAACCGCTTCAACAGATAATCCCTGTTGTAATAACTCCCATGTCGTTTGCGCAGACTGCGTCATTTTTGACGTGTGTAGATCAGCGCCTATTTGCTTTAGAAGTGGTGTCTTTTCTAAGTCATCGATGCAGTTTCGCCAAGCGATCGTAAATTCATATTGGACACTCTCCACGTCCGTTTTCATCATTTGAGCTAATTGCGGATAAGACCATCCTGCTTGCACGCCAGACAAGCGGTAACTAATCAATGTCGCATCTCGCTCTGATAAGCGCTCAAGGAGAAAAATCAACTCTTGCTGCATATGACGTAACCATTCCGCTCGATTCGAGATGGTCGGAAGAACACTTTTTACCCATTCGCGAACGATGGTTTCCTGTTGCACAGGTATGAACGGTTGTTTTGCTTCCAAACAAACCATCGTTTGAACCAAAAGGCTGAGACGTTTCCACATCACCTCAGCATAACCGCGAAGTTCACCACCTAGTTGATCAATGATCGCACGATCCGTTTGCTCTACTAGTCGCGCACCTTCGTGCGTCAGTCGCAGTGTCTCTTGCCGCTCAATCCAATTCTTCTGCGCAAGTTCAGCCAAGATTGTTTCGAATCGCTGTTTACTGACTAATACAGTACCGAATACCGACTCTAAATCATAAAAATGAGCATCTTGCAGAGAAGTCGCTGATTTCTTTCCTTGAAAAACATGATAAAGACTCCGGTCTGATCGTTCATTTCGAAGGCGCTGAATCGATTCCAGAAAAATACGCTCGAGTAAAGAAATTTCCATATGTCACGCTCCCTCCTGTTGATGTCGTTTGCCAAATCAAAGATGATATTCCATTCCTGTTTCATCGTTACGTTTTAGAGAGGCCGTTTGCGGGCATGTGATGATATATACATTTTCTGCTGTCACTTGTGCTTCGTCATTGAAATGCAACGATGAGTCCGATACAATGACATATAGATGAGAACAGCGTGTTTCAATAATGTTTTCGTATAGAGAGGAGACCGTTCAATGGCTAAATTTACGATTGTCGACAAAGATACTTGCATCGCTTGTGGTGCTTGTGGAGCAGCGGCACCAGATATCTATGATTATGATGATGAGGGTTTGGCGTATGTCATTCTTGATGATAACAATGGTACTGCCGAAATTCCAGAAGCATTATTCGACGATATGATTGATGCATTCGAAGGTTGCCCAACGGATTCAATCAAAGTAGCAGATGAATCGTTCGATGGCGATGCGTTAAAATTCGAATAAGTGCATAAAAAAAGATGTTTCCTCGCGAAGCATCTTTTTTTATTGGACTTTTTCTCATTCAATCTATCAATCATCTAAAAAAAAACCGGACATCGCCAATTGGCAACATCCGGTCTATGATTAGTAAAAATTTAGCGTTTTCCTTTGATATATGGTACACCGACAGCTTTTGGTGCATCCGCCCGACCAACGACACCAGCAAGTGCTAAGATCGTCAATAAATACGGCGCAATCAACAGATACACTTGTGGAATTTGATCGAGTAACGGCAATTGCTGACCGATGATCGAAATCGCTTGAGCGAACCCGAAGAAGAGGGCTGCCCCCATGGCACCGAGTGGATTCCATTTTCCGAAGATCATCGCCGCAATCGCGAGGAAGCCTTGACCGAGAATCGTCGTCACACTGAAGTTCAATGAAATCGACGTCGCGTAGACAGCACCAGCAAGACCGCCGAAACCACCAGAGATCATGACGCCGATGAAACGCATCTTCGTGACGTTGATTCCCATCGTGTCCGCTGCCATCGGGTGTTCTCCGACAGAACGTAAACGAAGACCGAATGGTGTCTTGAAGATGATGTACCATGCGACGAACGCGAGAACGATCGCGATATACGATGTGTAGTAGACGTTCGCGAAGAACATCTTCAAGACAGGAATATCGGACAAGAATGGCACGTTCTCTTTTGAAATCCGGTTTGGAATCGAATCCGTTTGTCCTTTATTGTAAAGCGCCCGGACGAGGAAGATCGCAAGACCGACTGCAAGCAAGTTGATTGCTACTCCAAGGACCGTTTGATCAGCCCGGAAAAGAATTGCTGGAATTGCAAGGAACAGTGAGAAAACTGCTCCGACGACGATCGCGATGAGCATAGCAAGCCAAGGACTCGCAGCACCCAAGCCCATTTTTGATAGAGTCAATGCCGTGACGACACCTGTGAAGGCACCCATGACCATTAATCCTTCTAACGCGATGTTGACGACGCCAGAACGCTCACTGAAAATGCCGCCAAGTGCTGCAATGATTAACGGAGCCGAATAGGCGAGTGCGATTGGCACGATGATATAAAGTACTTCAAGAAAGCCCATTATTGACCGGCTCCTTTCGCTTTTTTAGATTCTTTCTTAACCGTGAACTTCTCGATGACGAGACGAATCGCGTAACCTGAAGCCACGAAGATGATGATGAATGCGATGATGATTTTGATCAGTTCAGGCGGAATACCGATCTGTTGCATCGACAGACCACCGATGTTAAGTCCCGCAAACAGTAACGCCGCAAGAACGACACCGATCGGGTTATTCGCCCCTAACAAGGCAACCGCGATTCCGTCGAACCCTACCCCAGTGAAGGACGCATTCAATGTCATGTTTTGGAACGTTCCAAGACCTTCCATCGCTCCAGCGAGACCTGCAAACACACCTGAGATAACGAACGATAGGATGATGTTTCGGTTAACGCCCATACCTGCATACTCTGCAGCATTTTTGTTAAATCCAACTGCTCGGAGTTCATAACCAAGCGTTGTTTTCCACAAAATGAACCAGAAGACGAGAGCAGCGATGACAGCGATGAAAATCCCGTTATGCAAACGTGAAAAATCCGTCATCTCTTGTAAGAACGGTGACGCAAGGGATGCTGATTCCTTGACTGACTCCGTCCGCTCGTTCGTAATTCCGATGACGTGACGTAAAATATCATTCGTCACATACAATGCGATATAGTTCATCATGATTGACGTGATGACTTCATGCACATGGAACTTCGCTTTTAAGATACCAGGAATCGATGCCCAAAGTGCACCTGCCAAACCTGCTCCAATTAGAGCAAGCGGTAAATGAATCGCTGTCGGTAGATCAAACTCGATCCCGATCCAAACTGCGACCATCCACCCGACGAGAACCTGACCTTCGACCCCGATGTTAAAGAGTCCAGTCCGGAAAGCAAACGCGACCGCGAGACCGGCAAAGATCAAAGGTGCTGCTGCTCGTAATGTTTCACCGATGCTATATGGTTCGCCAAAAATACCATAGAATAACTGATCAAAACCGGCAATTGGATCGTACCCACCGATGAGCATGACGATCGCCCCAACGACCATTCCAAGGATGATGGAAAGAATCGGAATGAGGATGCCGTAAAAACGCTCTAACTTCATGAATGACCTACCTCCTCTTTCTTACCGCCGGCCATCAAGAAGCCAAGCTCGATCTCATTCGTTTCTTTTGGATCCAAGAAGGCAACTGTTTTTCCTTCGTAAAGAACGGCAATCCGGTCTGATACTTGAAGAATTTCTTCGAGTTCGAATGAAATCAACAAGACAGCGCGACCTTTTTCGCGTTCGAGAACCAATTGTTCATGAATGAACTCGATTGCTCCGACATCAAGACCACGTGTCGGCTGTGCTGCAATCAATAGGTCTGGTGAACGATCGACTTCACGCGCAATGATCGCTTTCTGTTGGTTACCACCTGACAAGGCACGAGCAAACGTCTCTGGACTTGGAGTTCGGACGTCGAACTTCTCGATGAGCGTTTTCGCTTTTTCCATGACTTGTTTATAGTTCATGATGCCTGCTTTTGAATACGGTTGTTTGTAGTACGTTTGTAAGACCATGTTATGTCCGATTGAATAATCGAGAACAAGTCCATGTTTATGACGGTCTTGCGGAATATGACCGACACCTGATTCCGTCACTTTACGTGGCTTCAAGTTTTTGATCGACTTATTGTTGAGGAAGATTTCACCACTATCCGCTTTACGAAGACCAGTAATGGCTTCGATCAATTCTGTTTGCCCGTTTCCGTCGATTCCGGCAATTCCGACGATCTCTCCAGCACGAATGTCGAGATTTAAGCCATCGACGGCTTTGATACCGCGACTGTCCTTGACGACTAGATCCTTGATGTCGAGAACCAGTTCTTGTGGAGTTGCCTTGGAATACTCCGCATTAAAGTTGACTTCACGACCTACCATCATTTCAGCAAGACGCGACTGTGTCATCGTCTCATCGATATCGACCGTTCCGATATACTTACCACGGCGAATCGTCGTACAGCGATCAGCTACTTCCATGATTTCCTTCAGTTTGTGCGTGATGAGGATGATTGATTTTCCTTCTGCAATCAAGCGATTCATGATTTGAATCAATTCCTTGATCTCTTGTGGTGTCAAGACAGCAGATGGTTCATCGAAGATCAAGATGTCTGCACCACGGTACAACGTCTTTAAAATTTCAACACGCTGTTGCATTCCAACTGAGATATCCTCGATTTTTGCATCAGGATCAACAGCAAGACCATACTGTTCAGAAATCTGGCGTACCTTCTCACGTGCAGTTGCACGGTCGATCTTAATTCCGGCACGTGGCTCTGCACCTAAAATGATGTTTTCAGTAACAGTGAAATTTTGAACGAGCATGAAGTGTTGGTGCACCATACCGATTCCAAGATCGTTCGCGACGTTCGGACTCGTAATATTGACTTTTTCACCACGTACACGAATTTCTCCAGCCTCAGGCTGATACAAACCAAATAAGACGTTCATCAGCGTCGATTTTCCGGCACCGTTTTCACCAAGTAAAGCGTGAATCTCACCTTTCCGAAGCTGGAGCGTGATGTTATCATTTGCGACGAAACTGCCAAACTCTTTTCTGATGTTTAGCATCTCAATGACGTATTCCAAGAAAATCCACTCCCATGTTTAGTTTAAAAGGGGGAGCCGCAATGCTAGCGACCCCCGCTTTCATTATTATTTCAGTGACGCTTCGTATTCTTTGTACTCGTCGTCTGTCGCTGGGACTTTGATGTCGCCATCGATGATTTGTTTTTTGTACTCTTCGACTTTGTCGAGCGCTTCTTTCGAAACGTTGTCTTTTGAAGGTGCGATATCAACACCGCCGTCTTTTAGACCGAATACAACTTCTTTACCAGCTGGGAAGTTGCCGTCTTTCGTATCTTTAGCGACTTGCTCAACTGCTGTATCAACACGTTTGACCATCGATGTCAATGTGACGTTCTCTGGCATACCTTCTTCGACTTGGTCACGGTCTACACCGATGACCCAAACATCTTCACCGTTTTTCTTACGGTTTTTCGCTTCTGTGAATACCCCTTGTCCTGTACCACCAGCTGCGTGATAGATGACGTCGACTTTTTTACCGTACATTCCTGAAGCGATCGCTTGTCCTTTTTCAGCAGCGTTGAAGTCTTCTGCATATTGAACTTCGATGTCAGCATCTGGATTGACTGCTTTAACACCTGCTTTGAATCCACTCTCGAACTTCTTGATCAAGTCAGAGTTAACGCCGCCGACGAATCCGACTTTATCTGATTTCGTCGTCAAACCAGCAACGACACCAACGAGGAATGAACCTTCATTTTCTTTGAAGACGATTGACGCGACATTTTTTTTGTCAACGACTTGGTCAACGATTGCGAAGTTATTATCTTTGAACTGATCCGCTACTTTACCGATATCTTCAGCCATCAAGAATCCGATACCGAGAATCAGGTCGTATTTCGCACGTGCTAATTGCTGAAGGTTCGGTTGGTAA encodes the following:
- a CDS encoding MerR family transcriptional regulator; amino-acid sequence: MDRGKYNIKAVAALVGLNPTTIRAWERRYQVLDPDRSESGHRIYSDNDVAKLRWIVDKQKEGLSVSKAIQLYEMPVNRAEVPHDYGVELRDQLFQALTNFEERHAHDIMNKAFSMFSFDKVIQDIVGPLLHEIGVKWESGEITIAHEHFATAFLRARLSTLSLQMPINPFLPRIVCVCAPEEEHELGLLFFTLYLRQSGFDVIFLGSGIPVQDLVTVTHQLQPKAVILSCTLSDHLPLLDEALARLMADFPDLEIGLGGYAVDQLPERYGPHLLGADDQSWKSWLSRLTPTTGV
- a CDS encoding RecQ family ATP-dependent DNA helicase, with the protein product MEALLHRYFGYEAFRPGQRQIIDSILNRTDTLAILPTGGGKSVCYQFPSYVQNEGLTLILSPLLSLIEDQVMQIKRRGERSVAKLTSVETREEKEQILSVLEHLRYLYLSPEQLALPQIRARLKQVKIALFVVDEAHCISQWGHEFRPEYARLGHIRQELGLPPCLALTATATRAVEQDIRTQLRMHDPQIIRRSVNRPEIQYVVDRVDREEKDTAVNRWMKRIVRPCVIYTTTRKEAERIAEIIDGATYYHAGLTIEDRQLVQQQFLHDEIDCLVCTSAFGMGVDKGNVRTVIHYTMPATIEAYMQEVGRAGRDGKEATAILLYAAQDEQLKTYLIDTQYAPVLWIDQLQQGMNQGESYVKMESRLRLNPEDPAYRLLKSQLENGWSKERIIQWQTERKQLKRQEVNQMMDYVHRNECRRSMLLHHFDEQAIIQPRCCDVCGTIEWESPVQRRTHQPVDWKLRLEQVFFSSPDSV
- a CDS encoding helix-turn-helix domain-containing protein, whose amino-acid sequence is MEISLLERIFLESIQRLRNERSDRSLYHVFQGKKSATSLQDAHFYDLESVFGTVLVSKQRFETILAELAQKNWIERQETLRLTHEGARLVEQTDRAIIDQLGGELRGYAEVMWKRLSLLVQTMVCLEAKQPFIPVQQETIVREWVKSVLPTISNRAEWLRHMQQELIFLLERLSERDATLISYRLSGVQAGWSYPQLAQMMKTDVESVQYEFTIAWRNCIDDLEKTPLLKQIGADLHTSKMTQSAQTTWELLQQGLSVEAVAIRRRLKNSTMEDHLVEIAMYAPSFPLDYFVMPSQQEEVRQIAQRLRTYALKRIKSEMQSEISYFQIRLVLARSKWEGI
- a CDS encoding ferredoxin; its protein translation is MAKFTIVDKDTCIACGACGAAAPDIYDYDDEGLAYVILDDNNGTAEIPEALFDDMIDAFEGCPTDSIKVADESFDGDALKFE
- a CDS encoding ABC transporter permease, which translates into the protein MGFLEVLYIIVPIALAYSAPLIIAALGGIFSERSGVVNIALEGLMVMGAFTGVVTALTLSKMGLGAASPWLAMLIAIVVGAVFSLFLAIPAILFRADQTVLGVAINLLAVGLAIFLVRALYNKGQTDSIPNRISKENVPFLSDIPVLKMFFANVYYTSYIAIVLAFVAWYIIFKTPFGLRLRSVGEHPMAADTMGINVTKMRFIGVMISGGFGGLAGAVYATSISLNFSVTTILGQGFLAIAAMIFGKWNPLGAMGAALFFGFAQAISIIGQQLPLLDQIPQVYLLIAPYLLTILALAGVVGRADAPKAVGVPYIKGKR
- a CDS encoding ABC transporter permease — protein: MKLERFYGILIPILSIILGMVVGAIVMLIGGYDPIAGFDQLFYGIFGEPYSIGETLRAAAPLIFAGLAVAFAFRTGLFNIGVEGQVLVGWMVAVWIGIEFDLPTAIHLPLALIGAGLAGALWASIPGILKAKFHVHEVITSIMMNYIALYVTNDILRHVIGITNERTESVKESASLASPFLQEMTDFSRLHNGIFIAVIAALVFWFILWKTTLGYELRAVGFNKNAAEYAGMGVNRNIILSFVISGVFAGLAGAMEGLGTFQNMTLNASFTGVGFDGIAVALLGANNPIGVVLAALLFAGLNIGGLSMQQIGIPPELIKIIIAFIIIFVASGYAIRLVIEKFTVKKESKKAKGAGQ
- a CDS encoding ABC transporter ATP-binding protein, whose product is MEYVIEMLNIRKEFGSFVANDNITLQLRKGEIHALLGENGAGKSTLMNVLFGLYQPEAGEIRVRGEKVNITSPNVANDLGIGMVHQHFMLVQNFTVTENIILGAEPRAGIKIDRATAREKVRQISEQYGLAVDPDAKIEDISVGMQQRVEILKTLYRGADILIFDEPSAVLTPQEIKELIQIMNRLIAEGKSIILITHKLKEIMEVADRCTTIRRGKYIGTVDIDETMTQSRLAEMMVGREVNFNAEYSKATPQELVLDIKDLVVKDSRGIKAVDGLNLDIRAGEIVGIAGIDGNGQTELIEAITGLRKADSGEIFLNNKSIKNLKPRKVTESGVGHIPQDRHKHGLVLDYSIGHNMVLQTYYKQPYSKAGIMNYKQVMEKAKTLIEKFDVRTPSPETFARALSGGNQQKAIIAREVDRSPDLLIAAQPTRGLDVGAIEFIHEQLVLEREKGRAVLLISFELEEILQVSDRIAVLYEGKTVAFLDPKETNEIELGFLMAGGKKEEVGHS
- a CDS encoding BMP family lipoprotein; this encodes MKKKSLLALAATGLAMSSVLAACGGNDDSKDSGSDSKSDGFKVGMVTDTGGVDDKSFNQSAWEGIQKFGKENDLKEGTGYKYLQSAKQSDYQPNLQQLARAKYDLILGIGFLMAEDIGKVADQFKDNNFAIVDQVVDKKNVASIVFKENEGSFLVGVVAGLTTKSDKVGFVGGVNSDLIKKFESGFKAGVKAVNPDADIEVQYAEDFNAAEKGQAIASGMYGKKVDVIYHAAGGTGQGVFTEAKNRKKNGEDVWVIGVDRDQVEEGMPENVTLTSMVKRVDTAVEQVAKDTKDGNFPAGKEVVFGLKDGGVDIAPSKDNVSKEALDKVEEYKKQIIDGDIKVPATDDEYKEYEASLK